The Haloplanus sp. CK5-1 genome contains a region encoding:
- a CDS encoding glutathione S-transferase N-terminal domain-containing protein gives MATLELYELPGCPYCAKVKTKLDELGLEYTSHEVPRSHSERTKVEDVSGQTGVPVLVDPDNDVEGMAESDDIVDYLDETYGAGAAN, from the coding sequence ATGGCAACGCTGGAACTCTACGAACTGCCCGGCTGTCCGTACTGCGCAAAAGTCAAGACCAAACTCGACGAACTCGGTCTCGAGTACACGTCCCACGAGGTGCCACGCTCCCACTCGGAGCGGACGAAGGTCGAAGACGTGAGCGGTCAGACCGGCGTGCCGGTGCTCGTCGACCCCGACAACGACGTCGAGGGCATGGCAGAGAGCGACGACATCGTCGACTACCTCGACGAGACGTACGGCGCCGGCGCCGCGAACTGA